The following coding sequences are from one Pelagovum sp. HNIBRBA483 window:
- a CDS encoding enoyl-CoA hydratase/isomerase family protein, whose translation MIRIEREGPRLTITLNRPEKANALTFEMLAQLAQAVTNNADARVLVLTGAGKVFSAGMDLAEAQSGLPRNPVWSDASEAIAEFPGLSIAALNGTLAGGAFALALPCDLRVAVPNANFFYPVMKLGFRPQPHDPARLAALVGPARAKLILMAGEKISAEEALSFGLIDRIATADEMEAVLERLTEGVCAASDAHLRAIKAMIDG comes from the coding sequence ATGATCCGTATTGAACGCGAAGGACCGCGCCTGACGATCACGCTGAACCGGCCGGAAAAGGCCAATGCGCTGACATTCGAGATGCTGGCCCAACTGGCGCAGGCGGTGACGAACAACGCCGATGCGCGGGTGCTGGTGCTGACCGGCGCGGGAAAGGTTTTTAGCGCGGGCATGGACCTTGCCGAGGCGCAATCCGGCCTGCCGCGCAATCCGGTTTGGAGCGATGCCTCAGAAGCAATTGCGGAGTTTCCGGGCCTGAGCATTGCGGCGCTGAACGGCACCTTGGCGGGCGGCGCATTCGCGCTGGCACTGCCGTGTGACCTGCGGGTTGCGGTGCCGAACGCGAATTTCTTTTATCCGGTGATGAAACTGGGTTTTCGCCCGCAACCGCATGACCCTGCGCGGCTGGCTGCGCTTGTCGGGCCTGCCCGCGCCAAGTTGATCCTTATGGCGGGAGAAAAAATCTCGGCCGAGGAGGCGCTGAGTTTTGGATTGATCGACAGGATTGCCACAGCTGACGAGATGGAAGCGGTTCTGGAGCGGTTAACCGAAGGTGTGTGCGCGGCGAGTGATGCCCATCTGCGCGCGATCAAGGCGATGATTGACGGTTAG
- a CDS encoding HNH endonuclease, translated as MQDNPVCPLCQRPIPPDVPQSLHHLIPKLKGGKGGPTVLLHHICHKEIHATLSEAELARNYNTPEALLSHPRIAKFAAWVAKRPPSFISRTPGKRR; from the coding sequence ATGCAAGACAACCCCGTCTGCCCCCTCTGCCAGCGTCCGATCCCGCCCGACGTTCCGCAAAGCCTGCATCACCTGATCCCCAAGCTGAAGGGCGGCAAGGGCGGGCCAACCGTGCTGCTGCATCACATCTGCCACAAAGAGATTCACGCCACATTGAGCGAGGCCGAGCTTGCCCGCAATTACAACACACCTGAGGCGCTGCTAAGCCACCCCCGCATTGCCAAATTCGCCGCATGGGTCGCAAAACGTCCGCCGTCTTTTATCTCCCGCACACCGGGGAAACGGCGCTAA
- a CDS encoding TIGR03862 family flavoprotein: MTRAAVIGAGPAGLMAADVLSAHGVAVTVYEAMPSPARKFLMAGKSGLNITKEEPFEPFMQAYGASMPVALRRALEGLGPAEVMAWAEALGQSLFTGSSGRVFPTVMKASPLLRAWLARLTAQGVVLERRARWEGWDGDALLIRRPGGVERVRADVTILAAGGASWPRLGADGAWAGWMGAADVAPFAPANMGFEVDWTPHMARHFGAPVKGCVLRAGALEARAEFVISARGVEGGGIYAVSQAVREGAPLVVDLVPDLELAVVAKRLAKRRKKDTVTAHLRKALRLDPVKIALLQEFGRPFEGDLAQKIKGLELRHAGPRPLAEAISTAGGLRFSALDDGLMLRGRNMVFAAGEMLDWEAPTGGYLITACLATGRYAALAACQRLASAAGAAGRG, from the coding sequence GTGACGCGCGCTGCGGTGATCGGCGCTGGCCCTGCGGGGCTGATGGCGGCGGACGTGCTTTCGGCGCATGGGGTGGCTGTGACCGTTTATGAGGCGATGCCATCGCCCGCGCGGAAATTCCTGATGGCGGGGAAATCGGGCCTGAACATCACGAAAGAAGAGCCTTTCGAGCCGTTCATGCAGGCGTATGGCGCGTCTATGCCCGTGGCGCTGCGCCGTGCGTTGGAAGGTCTTGGACCGGCTGAGGTGATGGCATGGGCGGAAGCGCTGGGCCAGTCGCTTTTTACGGGGAGTTCTGGGCGGGTGTTCCCGACAGTGATGAAGGCCTCCCCGCTGCTGCGGGCATGGCTGGCGCGGCTGACGGCGCAGGGGGTCGTGCTGGAGCGGCGAGCGCGCTGGGAGGGCTGGGACGGTGATGCTTTGTTGATCCGGCGCCCTGGCGGGGTGGAACGGGTGCGTGCCGATGTGACGATACTGGCGGCAGGTGGGGCAAGCTGGCCGCGGCTGGGCGCGGACGGGGCATGGGCCGGCTGGATGGGCGCGGCGGATGTCGCGCCGTTTGCGCCTGCGAATATGGGGTTCGAGGTGGACTGGACGCCGCATATGGCGCGGCATTTCGGGGCGCCGGTAAAAGGTTGTGTGTTGCGGGCGGGCGCGTTGGAGGCGCGGGCGGAATTTGTGATCTCGGCGCGGGGGGTTGAAGGCGGAGGTATTTACGCTGTCTCTCAGGCGGTGCGCGAGGGGGCGCCGCTGGTGGTCGATCTGGTGCCTGATCTGGAATTGGCGGTGGTTGCGAAACGGCTCGCGAAGCGGCGTAAGAAGGACACAGTGACGGCGCATTTGCGAAAAGCGCTGCGGCTTGATCCGGTGAAGATTGCGCTATTGCAGGAGTTCGGGCGGCCGTTTGAGGGTGATTTGGCGCAGAAGATCAAGGGTTTGGAACTGCGCCATGCGGGGCCGCGGCCGTTGGCGGAAGCGATTTCAACGGCAGGGGGGCTGCGGTTTTCGGCGCTTGATGACGGGTTGATGTTGCGCGGGCGGAACATGGTTTTTGCCGCGGGTGAAATGCTTGATTGGGAGGCACCAACAGGCGGGTATCTGATTACGGCTTGTCTTGCCACGGGGCGCTATGCGGCTTTGGCGGCTTGTCAGCGCCTTGCCTCCGCTGCGGGCGCGGCGGGAAGAGGATAG
- a CDS encoding Wzz/FepE/Etk N-terminal domain-containing protein: MTIHNRTLLEELRPQATVPPLGALLWRARFRVLLAAVAGAVAAGLWSLFLAQPLYTATTRLALTESSAPAASLDVASVMPRLSPSVTRLNSAAAALRDPALLVRLANDIPPVPAPPAPLLDTLRTLPAIQWLEGHSPFLQARNARSPHARHAATLAQQIIIRPLPDSSVLEISVLDPTPQRAMQVANRLARLHLNESATAQNSRAAAHATWIAERRAAAEDTHKLATSTAEQFTTAHDLLAPDPRPALLDRRRALSESHATLAPDSPRAQRLADEITDIDTQVAAETTARLHWQQLRMQVTQASETIAYLRLRALTQAESALIAPPPIYQIAPALLPVTPTAPRPAVAIALGGFLASLAAAALAILFPPRPQRRQGADKPPKPHSAPWQDKP; this comes from the coding sequence ATGACGATTCATAACCGCACTCTGCTAGAGGAGCTTCGTCCGCAAGCCACCGTGCCGCCCCTCGGGGCGCTGTTGTGGCGTGCGCGGTTTCGGGTGCTTCTCGCCGCAGTGGCAGGCGCGGTTGCAGCGGGGTTATGGTCGCTGTTTCTGGCGCAACCGCTCTACACCGCCACCACGCGGCTCGCGCTGACAGAAAGCAGCGCTCCTGCTGCCTCCCTCGACGTCGCCAGCGTGATGCCGCGCCTGTCGCCATCCGTGACACGGCTCAACAGCGCCGCAGCCGCCCTGCGTGATCCTGCCCTGCTCGTCCGCCTTGCCAACGACATCCCACCAGTGCCCGCGCCCCCTGCGCCGCTGCTTGACACCCTGCGCACCCTACCCGCGATACAATGGCTCGAAGGTCACTCTCCTTTCCTTCAGGCCCGCAACGCCCGCAGCCCTCACGCACGCCATGCCGCCACCCTCGCGCAGCAAATCATCATTCGCCCGTTGCCTGATAGCAGCGTACTCGAGATCTCTGTCCTCGACCCGACCCCGCAGCGCGCCATGCAGGTCGCCAATCGCCTCGCACGCTTGCACCTGAACGAGAGCGCCACAGCCCAAAATAGCCGCGCCGCAGCCCATGCCACATGGATTGCCGAACGCCGCGCCGCCGCCGAGGACACACACAAGCTTGCTACGAGTACAGCAGAACAATTCACAACAGCGCACGACCTCCTCGCCCCCGATCCCCGCCCTGCACTGCTGGACCGCCGCCGCGCCCTGAGCGAAAGTCACGCAACGCTCGCGCCTGATAGCCCCCGCGCCCAGCGCCTCGCGGACGAAATCACTGACATCGATACTCAGGTCGCGGCGGAAACCACCGCCCGCTTACATTGGCAACAACTGCGCATGCAGGTCACCCAAGCGTCCGAAACCATCGCCTATCTCCGCCTACGCGCCCTTACCCAAGCCGAAAGTGCATTGATCGCGCCACCGCCGATCTATCAGATCGCACCTGCGCTGCTGCCAGTCACACCCACCGCGCCGCGCCCTGCTGTCGCCATCGCGTTAGGTGGCTTCCTCGCCAGTCTCGCCGCCGCCGCGCTGGCTATCCTCTTCCCGCCGCGCCCGCAGCGGAGGCAAGGCGCTGACAAGCCGCCAAAGCCGCATAGCGCCCCGTGGCAAGACAAGCCGTAA
- a CDS encoding sugar transferase encodes MIQNVDTGAVWRRRRAFYVAGGKRVLDIALVICAAPFALPVVAVLWAAVRLQDGGSGFYSHPRVGHGGRPFRCYKLRSMTPEGGQPLRQMLETDPELRAEWRARQKLTADPRITPLGSWLRRTGFDELPQLWNVLCGEMSLVGPRPITAEELRHYGVASARYLAVRPGLTGLWQITGRKSRGDWHARRQLDLNYLSHMSLSRDFLILVRTVSAVLRAEGE; translated from the coding sequence ATGATTCAAAATGTTGATACCGGCGCTGTTTGGAGGCGACGGAGGGCGTTTTATGTGGCGGGTGGCAAACGGGTTTTGGACATTGCCTTGGTGATCTGCGCGGCCCCGTTTGCACTGCCAGTGGTTGCTGTGCTGTGGGCTGCGGTGCGTTTGCAGGACGGCGGCTCCGGATTCTACAGCCATCCGCGTGTCGGGCATGGGGGCAGGCCGTTCCGCTGTTACAAACTGCGGAGCATGACCCCAGAGGGAGGACAACCGCTCCGGCAGATGCTGGAAACTGATCCTGAACTGCGTGCTGAGTGGCGCGCACGGCAAAAATTGACTGCCGATCCGAGGATCACGCCGTTGGGCAGTTGGCTCCGCCGCACCGGCTTTGATGAACTGCCACAGCTTTGGAATGTGCTGTGCGGCGAGATGAGCCTTGTTGGTCCGCGGCCGATCACAGCGGAGGAATTGCGGCATTACGGGGTTGCCTCAGCGCGATATCTGGCTGTGCGACCGGGTTTGACGGGCCTGTGGCAGATAACCGGCCGCAAGTCGCGAGGGGATTGGCACGCCCGCAGGCAGCTTGATTTGAACTACCTCTCCCATATGTCACTCTCGCGTGACTTTTTGATCCTCGTAAGGACGGTTTCTGCTGTTTTGCGGGCAGAGGGAGAGTAG
- a CDS encoding glycosyltransferase family 4 protein produces the protein MILIAERDHRQAGGAELYTARLTDALMAAGHEVHHLDVHGLSKGLPQDPAARPSPLPALLAWALVCRQARAIAPAYNHVILAYGDGPPLQTPTTTIHHAPWLFSCHPSHLRALRKPTHTIRRGYTRLCHHIAGAGAIGQTPARIANSEWTAQQIAGATTVLYPPLDTSPLGTPTTERTACSILSIGRISAEKAPEKSIALLTTLRAGGYPAQLALIGRAQSRFASRFIKRHRNKVGLSLYPNATFAARAMLLARTRYGYHPTAPEHFGISVGEMIAAGILPIVAPSGGVTELVPHAMLHATTPHEAAAKILALEAAGPEVRARLRAELQSGTAFVQARDFERQAHAVITSLFTSRHAA, from the coding sequence ATGATCCTCATCGCTGAACGAGACCACCGGCAGGCTGGCGGCGCCGAACTCTACACCGCGCGCCTGACAGATGCATTGATGGCGGCCGGCCACGAAGTGCATCACCTAGATGTTCACGGCCTGTCAAAAGGCCTGCCGCAAGACCCGGCCGCACGCCCCTCGCCTCTGCCCGCCCTGCTGGCCTGGGCTCTGGTCTGCCGCCAGGCGCGCGCCATCGCGCCCGCCTATAACCATGTCATCCTTGCCTATGGCGACGGGCCGCCACTGCAAACCCCGACAACCACAATCCACCACGCGCCGTGGCTGTTTTCCTGCCACCCCTCCCACCTGCGCGCGTTGCGAAAGCCCACACACACCATCCGACGGGGCTACACGCGCCTCTGCCATCACATTGCAGGAGCGGGAGCCATCGGCCAAACACCCGCCCGCATCGCCAACAGCGAATGGACAGCCCAGCAGATCGCCGGCGCCACAACCGTCCTCTACCCGCCTCTGGATACCAGTCCACTCGGCACCCCTACAACGGAGCGCACGGCCTGCTCCATCCTCTCCATCGGCCGCATCTCGGCAGAAAAAGCGCCCGAAAAAAGCATCGCATTGCTCACTACCCTCCGCGCCGGTGGGTATCCAGCGCAGCTCGCGCTCATTGGCCGCGCCCAAAGCCGCTTCGCTTCGCGCTTCATAAAGCGACACCGCAACAAAGTTGGCCTGTCGCTCTACCCAAATGCCACTTTTGCAGCCCGCGCGATGCTTCTCGCACGCACACGCTACGGCTATCACCCGACTGCGCCGGAGCATTTCGGCATCAGCGTTGGTGAGATGATTGCCGCCGGCATTTTACCAATCGTCGCCCCATCGGGTGGCGTAACGGAGCTCGTCCCTCATGCGATGCTCCACGCCACAACACCACACGAAGCAGCCGCAAAAATCCTCGCGTTAGAGGCCGCAGGCCCGGAGGTCCGCGCGAGGTTGCGCGCGGAACTGCAATCAGGAACAGCCTTCGTTCAGGCGCGCGATTTCGAGAGGCAGGCACACGCAGTCATCACATCACTTTTCACGAGCCGTCATGCCGCCTAA
- a CDS encoding sulfotransferase translates to MNTLPNLFLFAAPRSGSTQLSAWLSSHPDIALPPIKEPNYFAREDFPPPDDPQLQRLLDVTNPLSPRARGNFALLSTIADYASLYDPIANTRWRLDASTSYLASTSAAAEIARTCPDARIITLTRDPVARAISHYGLARRTGRTRASLTSEIATERAHSGPPILRYLLRPSQQTAALARLRAVFPPERCLHIQFDTLITAPGSTLLCIARFLGIAPQGFDRSRIARNASALPRCPPLAHLLHRAGWHAPLRHALPPAAKAALRPLWFRNATPAISPQEHAMLTQLLEGA, encoded by the coding sequence ATGAACACTTTACCCAACCTGTTCCTCTTCGCTGCCCCGCGCAGTGGCTCAACCCAGCTTTCCGCTTGGCTATCGAGCCACCCTGACATCGCGCTCCCACCAATCAAGGAGCCCAATTACTTCGCACGGGAAGACTTCCCACCTCCCGATGACCCGCAGCTCCAACGCCTGCTTGATGTCACCAATCCCCTTTCTCCGCGCGCACGCGGCAACTTCGCGCTTCTGTCGACCATTGCGGATTACGCCAGCCTCTATGACCCTATTGCGAACACCCGCTGGCGGCTCGATGCCTCGACCAGCTACCTTGCCAGCACCAGCGCCGCCGCCGAAATCGCCCGAACCTGCCCCGATGCCCGTATTATCACGCTCACCCGCGATCCCGTTGCGCGGGCCATTTCGCATTACGGTCTGGCTCGCCGCACAGGCCGCACCCGCGCCAGCCTCACATCCGAAATTGCCACTGAACGCGCGCACTCCGGCCCGCCGATCCTGCGTTACCTGCTCCGCCCGTCGCAGCAGACCGCAGCTCTGGCGCGCCTCCGCGCCGTTTTTCCGCCCGAGCGCTGTTTGCACATCCAATTTGACACCTTGATCACTGCGCCAGGCAGCACCCTGCTCTGCATCGCCCGTTTTCTCGGCATTGCACCGCAGGGGTTCGACCGTTCCCGTATTGCCCGCAACGCCAGCGCCTTGCCCCGTTGCCCGCCGCTCGCGCATCTTCTTCATCGCGCCGGATGGCACGCCCCCTTACGCCACGCCCTACCTCCTGCCGCGAAAGCCGCGCTGCGCCCGCTCTGGTTCCGCAATGCAACGCCCGCCATTTCACCCCAGGAACACGCCATGCTCACGCAACTGCTGGAAGGCGCATGA
- a CDS encoding glycosyltransferase, with protein sequence MCAPRSNYGIVVAVPVLNEAASLPQLITSLLAEGDWPILMLDGGSSDSSRDIIRSHAAASNRLILIDNHGITQAHAINLAAEWADRNGASTLVRIDAHSHYPRGYVSTVARLLTEAAADSVVSLRLVNPQYAKTSWQTAAALFLNHPLGHRGAVYRRANARAGFAAHGHHAAFRLSTFRALGGYDARLPAAEDLDYDQRLRAAGGRIHLQTSHPVTYLPRASLAALFRQYHRNGYGRHLRRPLPMALRAIVITSLITISTFWWIVPLFALGITALLALHAARSRPALFPYVLAVSLAAYGGFAIGRLGSPPRAKTEAVPAPHAQEQAA encoded by the coding sequence ATGTGTGCGCCTCGGTCAAACTACGGCATCGTCGTCGCGGTTCCCGTACTCAACGAGGCCGCTTCCCTCCCCCAGTTGATCACCTCCCTACTGGCGGAGGGGGACTGGCCGATCCTGATGCTCGACGGTGGCAGCAGCGATTCCAGCCGCGATATAATCCGCAGCCATGCGGCGGCGTCCAACCGTCTGATTTTGATTGATAATCATGGTATCACGCAGGCCCACGCCATTAATCTTGCAGCCGAATGGGCCGACCGCAATGGCGCTTCCACACTTGTCCGGATCGACGCACATTCCCACTACCCACGCGGCTACGTCAGCACCGTCGCCCGCCTGCTGACGGAAGCCGCCGCTGATAGCGTCGTCTCACTCCGCTTGGTCAATCCCCAGTATGCGAAAACCTCATGGCAAACGGCCGCCGCGCTCTTCCTGAACCATCCGCTCGGTCATCGCGGTGCCGTCTACCGACGCGCCAATGCCCGCGCCGGTTTCGCGGCACATGGCCACCATGCCGCATTCCGCCTCAGCACCTTCCGCGCTCTCGGCGGCTACGACGCAAGGCTCCCCGCAGCCGAAGATCTCGATTATGATCAGCGCCTCCGCGCCGCTGGCGGGCGTATCCATCTGCAAACAAGCCATCCCGTCACCTACCTCCCGCGCGCCAGCCTCGCCGCTCTTTTCCGCCAATACCACCGTAACGGCTATGGTCGGCACCTGCGCCGCCCCCTGCCTATGGCCCTGCGCGCCATTGTGATTACGTCTCTTATTACCATCAGCACCTTTTGGTGGATCGTTCCGCTGTTCGCGCTCGGCATCACCGCCCTACTGGCCCTGCACGCCGCCCGCTCCCGCCCCGCGCTTTTTCCCTACGTCCTTGCGGTTTCCCTTGCCGCTTACGGCGGCTTTGCTATCGGGCGCCTCGGCTCGCCACCTCGCGCCAAGACCGAAGCGGTTCCTGCCCCACACGCACAGGAACAAGCCGCATGA
- a CDS encoding sulfotransferase family 2 domain-containing protein, with amino-acid sequence MIISHRHSLILFSNPRTGSETVRAVFEPWADEPIVPFRNATPQTPFYPHMTPRECHVAFRERGLDFWSYRRITFVRNPYARLVSLYRMIADVDPVWRLRQGIGIGPPDFARWIKATKPAGRGGGGARHQKWRQYGTWRLSEWCADFVDEVYRTEELANVLPRLGTDYGIRITDVPRLNARPRVRWQALYTAELSALVAERYHDEMQRFGYPALHAAVA; translated from the coding sequence ATGATCATTTCGCACCGCCATTCCCTGATCCTCTTTTCCAACCCCCGCACTGGGTCCGAAACGGTCCGCGCCGTTTTCGAGCCGTGGGCGGACGAACCGATCGTCCCCTTTCGCAATGCCACGCCGCAAACACCGTTTTACCCGCACATGACCCCCCGCGAATGCCATGTTGCCTTTCGGGAAAGGGGGCTGGACTTCTGGTCATACAGGCGCATCACCTTCGTTCGAAACCCTTATGCCCGCTTGGTTTCACTCTATCGCATGATCGCAGACGTCGATCCCGTCTGGCGGCTCCGTCAGGGGATTGGAATCGGCCCACCTGATTTTGCCCGTTGGATAAAGGCAACCAAACCCGCCGGTCGCGGTGGTGGCGGAGCGCGCCATCAGAAATGGCGCCAATACGGAACTTGGCGCCTGTCTGAGTGGTGCGCCGACTTTGTGGATGAAGTCTATCGCACCGAAGAACTTGCAAACGTCCTTCCTCGGCTAGGTACCGATTACGGCATCCGGATCACGGATGTACCACGCCTTAATGCGCGCCCGCGTGTGCGTTGGCAGGCGCTCTACACAGCCGAGCTTTCCGCCCTCGTGGCCGAAAGATACCATGATGAGATGCAGCGCTTCGGCTATCCGGCGCTCCACGCGGCAGTCGCATAA
- a CDS encoding calcium-binding protein, translated as MGYFQDIETISTLPHLDGITTLVIDDSGMLPVLFVGSQIDGTISSFTLAATYTALVDQMTGGPERGTWGLSDLDLLTSPSGERLLVPSGRFDDAMALYNLPSDGTLGTRHTPAEAPGMVQSTCAYTVDGHSFFVTRSWGKSGATVQEWTADDTLKTHIHRADTTNSYLRDVADFATTEISGRTFLFTASAGDHGVTSFWMGKWGNMRTRDSLGVDEGLPVHAPSALTTAEVDGKSYLILGAAGSGSLSVLRINKWGGLFPVATYLDTRDTRFDGVTAVESFSVAGRSFLIAGGADDGLSLFEIQPGGILSHIESIADSVQTTLGNINSIAATTSGSTVTLVAAGSETGFTRFDLDFTNLGQTHLGTRTGETLRGHHGRDLIHGKDGNDLLQGLGGDDRLIDGRGSDILTGGAGADTFVFIDDRRLDRITDFTVGEDRIDLSGMSHISGIESLDFQQKLYGVLITAGDERIRLEAAGDTLQVAQLDVDDFIFDF; from the coding sequence ATGGGCTATTTCCAAGATATCGAGACTATCTCAACCCTTCCCCATCTGGACGGGATAACAACGCTGGTGATCGACGATAGCGGCATGCTGCCAGTTCTCTTCGTCGGTTCGCAAATCGACGGCACGATTTCCAGCTTCACCTTGGCGGCAACCTATACCGCCCTTGTCGATCAGATGACCGGCGGGCCCGAACGCGGCACATGGGGCCTGAGCGACCTTGATCTCCTCACCAGCCCATCTGGCGAACGCCTGCTCGTGCCCTCGGGCCGATTTGACGACGCAATGGCGCTCTATAACTTGCCGAGCGACGGCACCCTCGGCACCCGCCACACGCCGGCAGAGGCACCCGGTATGGTGCAATCCACCTGCGCCTACACCGTCGACGGCCACAGCTTTTTCGTCACCCGCAGTTGGGGCAAGTCCGGCGCGACAGTTCAGGAATGGACTGCCGACGACACGCTCAAGACCCACATCCACCGCGCCGATACAACCAACAGCTATCTCCGCGATGTGGCCGACTTCGCCACCACCGAGATTTCTGGCCGCACCTTCCTCTTTACCGCCTCCGCTGGGGATCACGGCGTTACCAGCTTCTGGATGGGTAAATGGGGTAACATGCGCACCCGCGACTCGCTCGGTGTGGACGAAGGCCTGCCCGTTCATGCCCCCAGCGCGCTCACAACTGCCGAGGTCGATGGTAAATCCTACCTCATTCTCGGTGCCGCGGGTTCTGGGTCACTCTCGGTACTGCGAATCAACAAATGGGGCGGTCTGTTCCCCGTCGCCACCTATCTCGACACCCGAGACACTCGGTTCGATGGGGTAACAGCAGTCGAAAGCTTCTCAGTCGCCGGTCGCAGCTTCCTCATCGCCGGAGGTGCAGATGATGGCCTGAGCCTGTTCGAAATCCAACCAGGCGGCATTCTGAGCCACATCGAGTCAATCGCCGACAGCGTTCAGACGACGCTTGGAAACATCAACAGTATTGCCGCTACCACCTCGGGCAGCACCGTGACGCTCGTCGCCGCAGGATCCGAAACCGGCTTTACCCGTTTTGACCTCGATTTCACCAACCTCGGCCAGACCCACCTCGGCACCCGCACCGGCGAAACCCTGCGCGGCCATCATGGGCGTGACCTGATTCACGGCAAAGACGGCAATGACCTCCTGCAAGGTCTTGGCGGCGATGACAGGCTGATCGACGGGCGGGGGAGCGACATCCTAACCGGCGGCGCAGGTGCCGATACCTTTGTATTCATAGATGACAGACGCCTCGACAGGATCACCGACTTCACAGTTGGCGAGGACCGCATCGACCTCAGCGGCATGTCACATATATCGGGAATCGAGTCCCTTGATTTTCAGCAAAAGCTCTATGGCGTCCTGATCACCGCGGGCGACGAGCGCATTCGCCTCGAAGCTGCGGGCGATACCCTGCAAGTCGCCCAATTGGATGTCGATGATTTTATCTTTGATTTCTAA
- the holA gene encoding DNA polymerase III subunit delta: MKLSTRDAAAYFRKPDAEATGLLIFGADAMRVAERRKQVLTALVGPDAEAEMRLSRIDGGDLRKEPALLLDAVKAVGFFPGPRAVHVEGATDGLAPIFSAALSDWKPGDAQIIATAGQLNAKSALRKTFESHRTAYAAGIYDDPPSRQEVEQMLAEAGLRNVSPAATDALNALSRALEPGDFRQTLEKVALYKRGDDTPLSADEVAESAPRSTEADLDDLFSVVAEARKQEIAPVLSRLYAQGVTPVTLCIGATRFFRTLHTLASDPGGPSAGASRMRPPLFGPRRDKLVRQAERWGRRSTERALQTLIDTDLQLRSASRAPQQALVERALLRIALTGPR; encoded by the coding sequence ATGAAGCTTTCCACCCGCGATGCGGCGGCCTATTTCCGCAAACCCGATGCAGAGGCGACAGGGCTTCTGATCTTCGGAGCCGACGCCATGCGCGTCGCCGAACGCCGCAAGCAGGTGCTTACCGCGCTTGTCGGTCCTGATGCTGAAGCCGAAATGCGCCTCAGCCGCATCGACGGCGGCGATTTGCGCAAAGAGCCCGCGCTTTTGCTGGATGCGGTCAAAGCTGTCGGCTTCTTTCCCGGCCCCCGCGCCGTCCATGTCGAAGGCGCGACAGACGGCCTCGCCCCGATCTTCAGCGCAGCCCTGTCAGACTGGAAACCCGGTGACGCGCAGATCATCGCCACGGCCGGCCAGCTCAATGCCAAGTCCGCCCTGCGCAAAACCTTCGAAAGCCACCGCACCGCCTATGCAGCAGGCATCTACGATGATCCCCCCTCACGGCAGGAAGTCGAGCAGATGCTGGCAGAAGCCGGCCTTCGCAATGTCTCTCCAGCCGCCACTGACGCGCTCAACGCCCTCTCCCGCGCACTGGAACCGGGTGATTTCCGCCAGACGCTCGAGAAAGTCGCTCTCTACAAACGTGGCGACGACACCCCTCTCAGCGCCGACGAAGTCGCCGAATCCGCACCCCGCTCCACGGAAGCTGACCTCGATGATCTGTTCTCCGTGGTCGCAGAGGCCCGCAAACAGGAAATTGCGCCTGTCCTCAGCCGCCTCTACGCGCAAGGCGTCACCCCTGTGACCCTGTGCATCGGCGCAACACGCTTCTTCCGCACATTGCACACCCTTGCCTCCGATCCCGGCGGCCCGTCTGCCGGCGCGTCGCGCATGCGCCCGCCGCTCTTCGGCCCGCGGCGTGACAAGCTGGTCCGGCAAGCCGAGCGCTGGGGCCGCCGCAGCACCGAGCGCGCATTACAAACGCTGATTGATACCGATCTGCAACTCCGCTCCGCATCGCGCGCGCCACAACAAGCGCTTGTCGAGCGTGCCCTGCTGCGTATCGCGCTGACAGGCCCACGCTAA
- the lptE gene encoding LPS assembly lipoprotein LptE, producing MSSRNPHSLLRRSLVMLGLSVLAGCGFAPVYGTDSSASTLRGSIAYDMPDTPSGFHLRNRFEERLGQTEETRFRLAVSIDVSESLIGIGSDNAPSRVNLLGSASYTLTDLGGNTRSTGTVTNFTSYSTTGTTVATRAAQRDASERLMINLADLVVTRLLADPAAVAP from the coding sequence TTGTCATCTAGAAACCCCCACAGCCTGTTGCGCCGCAGCCTCGTTATGCTTGGGCTGTCGGTCTTGGCAGGCTGCGGTTTCGCGCCGGTCTACGGCACCGACAGCAGCGCCAGCACGCTGCGCGGCTCTATCGCTTACGATATGCCCGACACACCCTCGGGCTTTCACTTACGCAACCGCTTCGAAGAGCGCCTCGGCCAAACCGAAGAAACGCGCTTTCGCCTCGCTGTTTCTATCGATGTGAGCGAAAGCCTCATCGGCATCGGCAGCGATAACGCCCCCTCTCGGGTCAATCTCCTCGGCTCTGCAAGCTATACGCTCACCGATCTCGGTGGGAACACACGTTCCACCGGCACCGTGACCAACTTCACCAGCTACTCGACAACCGGAACAACCGTCGCCACCCGCGCCGCCCAACGCGATGCGTCGGAACGATTGATGATCAATTTGGCCGATCTCGTTGTCACCCGCCTATTGGCCGATCCCGCAGCGGTCGCGCCATGA